The Pseudomonas azadiae genome contains a region encoding:
- a CDS encoding CoA-acylating methylmalonate-semialdehyde dehydrogenase: protein MNASADISVQQVKLLINGEWVESKTTEWQDIVNPATQQVLAKVPFATADEVNAAIDAAHRAFQTWKLTPIGARMRIMLKLQALIREHSKRIAVVLSNEQGKTIADAEGDIFRGLEVVEHACSIGTLQMGEFAENVAGGVDTYTLRQPIGVCAGITPFNFPAMIPLWMFPMAIACGNTFVLKPSEQDPLSTLLLVELALEAGVPAGVLNVVHGGKDVVDALCTHKDIKAVSFVGSTAVGTHVYDLAGKHGKRVQSMMGAKNHAVVLPDANREHTLNALVGAGFGAAGQRCMATSVVVLVGASKQWLPDLKALAQKLKVNAGSEAGTDVGPVISKRAKARILELIESGVKEGAKLELDGRDIKVPGFEQGNFVGPTLFSGVTTDMRIYTEEIFGPVLVVLEVDTLDQAIALVNANPFGNGTGLFTQSGAAARKFQSEIDVGQVGINIPIPVPVPFFSFTGSRGSKLGDLGPYGKQVVQFYTQTKTVTSRWFDDDTVNDGVNTTINLR from the coding sequence ATGAACGCATCTGCCGATATTTCCGTGCAACAGGTCAAGTTGCTGATCAACGGCGAATGGGTCGAGTCCAAGACCACCGAGTGGCAGGACATCGTCAACCCGGCCACCCAGCAAGTGCTGGCCAAAGTCCCGTTCGCCACTGCCGATGAAGTCAACGCCGCCATCGACGCCGCCCATCGCGCCTTCCAGACCTGGAAGCTGACGCCGATCGGCGCGCGCATGCGCATCATGCTCAAGCTGCAAGCCTTGATCCGCGAACATTCCAAGCGCATTGCCGTGGTCCTCAGCAACGAGCAGGGCAAGACCATTGCCGATGCCGAGGGCGATATTTTCCGCGGCCTGGAAGTGGTGGAACACGCGTGTTCCATCGGCACCCTGCAAATGGGCGAGTTCGCCGAAAATGTCGCCGGTGGGGTCGACACCTATACGCTGCGCCAGCCCATCGGCGTGTGTGCCGGTATTACCCCGTTCAACTTCCCGGCGATGATTCCGCTGTGGATGTTCCCGATGGCGATCGCCTGTGGTAACACCTTCGTCCTCAAGCCGTCCGAGCAGGACCCGCTGTCCACCCTGCTGCTGGTGGAGCTGGCGCTGGAAGCCGGCGTACCGGCCGGCGTGCTCAACGTGGTGCACGGCGGCAAGGACGTGGTGGATGCGCTCTGTACCCATAAAGACATCAAGGCGGTGTCTTTCGTCGGCTCGACCGCCGTGGGCACGCATGTGTATGACCTGGCCGGCAAGCACGGCAAGCGCGTGCAATCGATGATGGGCGCCAAGAACCACGCGGTGGTGCTGCCGGATGCCAACCGTGAACACACCCTCAATGCCTTGGTCGGCGCCGGTTTCGGTGCGGCGGGCCAGCGTTGCATGGCCACCTCGGTGGTGGTGCTGGTGGGCGCGTCGAAACAATGGCTGCCGGACCTCAAGGCGCTGGCGCAAAAACTCAAGGTCAACGCGGGCAGCGAAGCCGGTACTGACGTAGGTCCGGTGATTTCCAAGCGCGCCAAGGCACGCATTCTGGAGCTGATTGAAAGCGGTGTGAAAGAAGGCGCCAAGCTGGAACTGGACGGCCGCGACATCAAGGTGCCGGGCTTCGAACAGGGTAACTTCGTCGGCCCGACGCTGTTCTCGGGCGTGACCACCGACATGCGCATCTACACCGAGGAAATCTTCGGCCCGGTGCTGGTGGTGCTGGAAGTCGATACCCTCGACCAGGCCATCGCTCTGGTCAATGCCAACCCGTTCGGCAACGGCACCGGCCTGTTCACCCAGAGCGGCGCGGCCGCGCGCAAGTTCCAGAGCGAGATCGACGTGGGCCAGGTCGGCATCAACATCCCGATCCCGGTGCCGGTGCCGTTCTTCAGCTTCACCGGTTCCCGTGGTTCCAAGCTCGGCGACCTCGGCCCATACGGCAAGCAGGTGGTGCAGTTCTACACCCAGACCAAAACCGTCACCAGCCGCTGGTTCGATGACGACACGGTCAACGATGGCGTCAACACCACCATCAACCTGCGCTGA
- a CDS encoding LysR family transcriptional regulator: protein MQKNITSLGSLNWDDLKFFLEVARTRKASVAAKRLAVDYTTVSRRISSLEVSLGTLLFEKSRTNGFVLTTEGQRLLGYAESIESTLHMACEQVSGSGVALSGHVRMGCTEGFGSFFVTPQLSHFVDTYPAISVDILPLPHFISLSKREADIVIALERPEHGPYVCCKLCDYKLQLYATQDYLNQHPPIRKPTDLAEHPFISYVDDLAFSSELLYLANVVPGASASLRSTSVIAQYVAAQQGRSMAILPCFLAAQDPRLLPVLGEQIAITRKFWMYCREDLRKLKRITLLWDYIREVTEQNQGLLMGETREIKFAD, encoded by the coding sequence ATGCAAAAAAACATCACGTCGCTGGGTTCCCTGAACTGGGATGACCTCAAGTTTTTCCTCGAAGTGGCCCGCACCCGCAAGGCCAGCGTCGCCGCCAAGCGCCTGGCCGTGGACTACACCACGGTGTCGCGGCGCATCAGTTCACTGGAAGTGTCGCTCGGTACGCTGCTGTTCGAAAAATCCCGGACCAACGGGTTTGTGCTCACTACCGAAGGCCAACGTTTGCTCGGCTACGCCGAGTCCATCGAAAGCACCCTGCACATGGCCTGCGAACAAGTCTCCGGCTCCGGCGTGGCGTTGTCCGGCCATGTGCGCATGGGCTGCACCGAAGGTTTCGGCAGCTTCTTCGTGACGCCGCAGTTGAGTCACTTCGTCGACACCTACCCGGCGATCTCGGTGGACATTTTGCCCCTGCCCCACTTCATCAGCCTGTCCAAGCGCGAAGCCGACATCGTCATCGCCCTGGAGCGCCCGGAACACGGGCCTTATGTGTGCTGCAAGCTGTGCGACTACAAACTGCAGCTCTACGCGACCCAGGACTACCTCAACCAACACCCGCCGATCCGCAAACCCACGGATTTGGCCGAGCACCCATTTATCAGCTATGTGGATGATTTGGCGTTCAGCTCGGAGCTGCTGTACCTGGCAAATGTGGTGCCCGGCGCCAGCGCCAGTTTGCGCAGCACCAGCGTGATTGCGCAGTACGTGGCGGCGCAGCAGGGACGGTCAATGGCGATATTGCCGTGCTTCCTGGCGGCGCAGGATCCGCGGTTGTTGCCGGTGTTGGGGGAGCAGATTGCGATTACGCGGAAGTTCTGGATGTATTGCCGGGAGGACCTGCGCAAACTGAAGCGGATCACGTTGCTGTGGGATTACATCAGGGAGGTGACGGAGCAGAATCAGGGGTTGTTGATGGGGGAGACGCGGGAGATCAAGTTTGCCGATTAA
- a CDS encoding DUF3077 domain-containing protein → MSKIIPDPPLSSLTTLGVVTFGDYGENEKPLFRVNAGMPLHEALEHASTLLFYSKKLAMEAAMDVRGEQYAWAAHYLCEMGKAVVDDLTQAMTPSR, encoded by the coding sequence ATGAGCAAAATCATTCCTGACCCACCCCTTTCTTCCCTCACCACCCTCGGTGTCGTCACCTTCGGCGACTACGGCGAAAACGAAAAACCGCTGTTCCGCGTCAACGCCGGCATGCCCCTTCACGAAGCGCTGGAACACGCCTCTACCCTACTGTTCTATTCCAAAAAGCTCGCGATGGAAGCCGCCATGGATGTGCGCGGTGAGCAGTATGCGTGGGCTGCGCATTATCTGTGCGAGATGGGTAAGGCCGTGGTGGATGACTTGACGCAGGCGATGACGCCGAGCCGTTAA
- a CDS encoding OmpA family protein, which produces MFLTARSMFITLLVALLALGGCQTTPPMGLTPAQVAVLKQQGFELTEEGWAFGLSGKVLFGSDVEALNPASTEIVQRIGKALLGVGIERVRIDGHTDASGKETYNQQLSLRRAQSVATVLTGVGMKEQNVQLRGLGSSHPVASNDTVDGRTENRRVSIVVIAD; this is translated from the coding sequence TTGTTTTTGACTGCGCGTTCCATGTTCATCACCCTGCTGGTGGCGCTGCTCGCCCTTGGCGGCTGCCAGACGACGCCCCCCATGGGCCTGACCCCGGCGCAGGTGGCGGTGCTTAAACAGCAAGGCTTTGAACTGACCGAAGAAGGCTGGGCCTTCGGCCTGTCCGGCAAAGTGCTGTTTGGCAGCGACGTAGAAGCCCTCAACCCAGCCAGCACCGAGATCGTCCAGCGCATCGGCAAGGCCTTGCTGGGCGTGGGTATCGAACGCGTGCGTATCGACGGCCACACCGACGCGTCGGGCAAAGAAACCTACAACCAGCAACTGTCCCTGCGCCGCGCCCAAAGCGTGGCCACGGTGCTGACGGGCGTGGGCATGAAAGAACAAAACGTCCAGCTGCGCGGTTTGGGCAGCAGCCACCCGGTGGCGTCCAACGACACTGTCGATGGGCGAACCGAGAATCGCCGGGTGTCGATTGTGGTCATAGCCGACTGA
- a CDS encoding diguanylate cyclase domain-containing protein yields MTAVKVRPTLRSVIGRGHLILALVAVTLASISLTLLGVLALRVYAEHNLHLIVRSISYTVEAAVVFNDSAAATEALSLIASTEEVAQAEVLDANGKVLAQWIRPDTGVLSRVELELAHALLDQPISQPILHQGQTIGSIHLTGHGGSLLRFLLSGLAGILICTALSAWVALHFARRLLRGITGPLQSLAAVAHAARSERDFERRVPPARIAELDSLGSDFNALLGEMQAWQNHLQSENESLAHKANHDSLTGLPNRAFFESRLIRALRIAARAKEHVAVLYLDSDRFKEINDSFGHAAGDAVLVAVAERVRAQLREDDLVARLGGDEFAILLAPLHKVEDAERIADKIIASMDLPIAVPGNTQVLTSLSIGIAVYPDHGATPGTLLNAADTAMYQAKRLSSGGQQTAESEHCAVNVPHRS; encoded by the coding sequence ATGACAGCAGTCAAGGTGCGACCGACCCTGCGCTCGGTCATTGGCCGAGGACACTTGATCCTGGCCCTGGTGGCGGTGACCCTGGCGAGCATCTCACTGACCCTGCTTGGCGTGCTCGCGCTGCGCGTCTATGCCGAACACAATCTGCACCTGATCGTGCGCTCCATCAGCTACACCGTGGAGGCCGCAGTGGTGTTCAACGACAGTGCAGCGGCCACCGAAGCCCTGAGCCTGATCGCCTCCACTGAAGAGGTGGCCCAGGCCGAAGTCCTCGATGCCAACGGCAAGGTGTTGGCGCAGTGGATACGCCCGGATACCGGCGTGCTCTCGCGGGTGGAATTGGAGCTCGCCCATGCGCTGCTTGATCAACCGATCAGTCAGCCGATCCTGCACCAGGGACAGACCATCGGCAGCATTCATCTCACCGGCCACGGCGGTAGCCTGCTGCGCTTCCTGTTGAGCGGGCTGGCCGGGATCCTCATTTGCACCGCCCTCAGCGCGTGGGTCGCCTTGCACTTTGCGCGACGTTTGTTGCGCGGTATTACCGGGCCGCTGCAAAGCCTCGCCGCCGTCGCCCATGCGGCGCGCAGCGAGCGCGACTTCGAGCGGCGCGTGCCGCCGGCGCGGATCGCCGAACTCGACAGCCTGGGCAGCGACTTCAACGCCTTGCTGGGCGAGATGCAGGCTTGGCAAAACCACCTGCAAAGCGAAAACGAATCCTTGGCCCACAAAGCCAACCACGACAGCCTCACCGGCCTGCCCAACCGCGCGTTCTTCGAAAGCCGTTTGATCCGTGCCCTGCGCATCGCCGCCAGAGCCAAGGAACACGTGGCGGTGCTTTACCTCGACAGCGACCGTTTCAAAGAGATCAATGACAGCTTTGGCCATGCCGCCGGCGACGCCGTGCTCGTGGCCGTCGCCGAGCGTGTGCGTGCGCAGTTGCGCGAAGACGACCTGGTGGCGCGCCTGGGTGGCGATGAGTTCGCCATCCTGTTGGCGCCGTTGCACAAGGTAGAAGATGCCGAGCGCATTGCCGACAAGATCATCGCCAGCATGGACTTGCCGATCGCCGTGCCTGGCAACACACAGGTATTGACCTCACTCAGTATCGGCATCGCCGTCTACCCCGATCATGGCGCCACCCCCGGCACCTTGCTCAATGCCGCCGACACCGCGATGTACCAGGCCAAGCGTTTGTCTTCGGGCGGCCAGCAAACGGCGGAATCGGAGCACTGCGCCGTCAACGTTCCACACAGGAGTTGA
- a CDS encoding YfiR family protein: protein MNLAVSPTERSLSWRRILPTAILCVLAPHAFAQAPDPVGLADHRAQAVTQVVLGILSYARWPVEPAQLRLCIVGPTQYTDDLIKGTTQATGRPVVVQRLLADHADIVTACDAVYIGKLTGDERSRLFSSLAGHPVLSISEGGDQCTVGSLFCLRVGDEQVSFEVNLDSVARSGVRIHPSVLQLSRRRAPAS, encoded by the coding sequence ATGAACCTGGCTGTCTCGCCGACAGAGCGCAGTTTGAGCTGGAGGCGCATTCTGCCGACGGCGATCCTGTGTGTGCTTGCGCCGCACGCCTTCGCCCAGGCGCCGGATCCCGTGGGCCTTGCAGACCACCGCGCCCAGGCGGTGACCCAAGTGGTGCTGGGAATCCTCAGTTACGCCCGCTGGCCGGTGGAGCCCGCGCAACTGCGCCTGTGCATCGTCGGCCCGACCCAATACACCGATGACCTGATCAAAGGCACCACCCAGGCCACCGGCCGTCCGGTGGTGGTGCAGCGCTTGCTGGCCGACCATGCCGATATCGTCACTGCCTGTGATGCGGTGTACATCGGCAAACTCACCGGGGATGAGCGCAGCCGACTGTTCAGCTCGTTGGCCGGCCACCCGGTGCTCAGCATCAGCGAGGGCGGCGACCAGTGCACCGTGGGCAGCCTGTTCTGCCTGCGCGTTGGGGATGAGCAAGTATCATTCGAGGTCAACCTCGATTCCGTCGCCCGCAGCGGCGTGCGCATTCATCCCAGCGTGCTGCAGCTGTCCCGTCGTCGAGCGCCTGCGTCATGA
- the recD gene encoding exodeoxyribonuclease V subunit alpha, translated as MSLSPLPLEELAPLSRAADLVQLLERWVDRGWLRALDKAFVGFLHELDPQADPLVLLAAALTSHQLGHGHVCLDVFETLKAPDFALSLPPEGDLQTGAMLLPSQLLDGLDGAHWCHALASSRLVALAVDGSESAQSRPLVLSGKRLYLRRYWTYERRIDTALRLRLATRETVAADLPQRLNSLFDQPPPDGVIDWQKLACALATRGAFSIVTGGPGTGKTTTVVRLLALLQAPAVETGNPLRIRLAAPTGKAAARLTESISQQVLSLQVPQSVKEKIPTQVTTVHRLLGSRPGTRHFRHHVGNPLPLDVLVVDEASMIDLEMMANLLDALPAHARLVLLGDKDQLASVEAGAVLGDLCRDAEAGWYSPDTRQWLQAVSGEDLSGSGLHEDLDASHPLAQQVVMLRYSRRFGEGSGIGQLARWVNQQNAEEARRLLAAGSHSDLFCIGLKGEHDHALERLVLDGQGSDGAQGYRYYLNLLQSARPGPDTPREDSAWTQWAQQLLQAFDAFQLLCAVRKGPWGVEGLNLRITAALRKVRLIEGDEHWYEGRPVLMTRNDYGLGLMNGDIGIALKLPESDGGPQVLRVAFPRNDGQGGVRFVLPSRLNDVETVYAMTVHKSQGSEFTHTALILPDALNPVLTKELIYTGITRAKRWFSLIEPRGGVFEEAVRRKVKRLSGLMLELEQPSEMSDAVLSLRHPPEHT; from the coding sequence ATGAGCTTGTCGCCGTTACCGCTCGAGGAACTGGCGCCTCTGAGCCGCGCCGCCGACCTGGTGCAACTGCTGGAACGTTGGGTCGATCGCGGATGGTTGCGCGCCCTGGACAAAGCCTTCGTCGGCTTTCTGCACGAACTTGATCCACAGGCCGATCCTTTGGTGCTGTTGGCGGCGGCGCTGACCAGCCACCAATTGGGCCATGGCCACGTTTGCCTCGACGTGTTCGAAACCCTCAAGGCGCCGGATTTCGCCCTGTCTCTGCCGCCAGAGGGTGACCTGCAAACCGGGGCCATGCTGTTGCCCTCGCAGTTGCTGGATGGACTCGATGGCGCCCATTGGTGCCATGCGCTGGCCTCAAGCCGCCTGGTCGCGCTGGCCGTGGACGGCAGTGAGTCCGCCCAAAGCCGCCCGTTGGTGCTGTCCGGCAAGCGCCTGTACCTGCGCCGCTACTGGACCTACGAGCGACGCATCGACACCGCCTTGCGCCTGCGTCTCGCCACCCGGGAAACCGTCGCCGCCGATTTACCGCAGCGCCTGAACAGTTTGTTCGACCAACCGCCGCCCGACGGCGTGATCGACTGGCAAAAGCTCGCCTGCGCCCTGGCCACTCGCGGTGCCTTCAGTATCGTCACCGGCGGCCCCGGCACCGGCAAGACCACCACCGTGGTGCGCTTGCTCGCGCTGTTGCAGGCGCCGGCCGTGGAAACCGGCAACCCGTTGCGCATCCGTCTGGCGGCGCCCACCGGTAAAGCGGCCGCACGGCTCACCGAGTCCATCAGCCAGCAAGTGCTGTCGCTGCAAGTGCCGCAGAGCGTCAAGGAAAAAATCCCGACCCAGGTCACCACCGTCCACCGCCTGCTGGGCAGCCGTCCGGGCACGCGGCACTTTCGCCATCACGTCGGCAACCCGCTGCCCCTGGATGTGCTGGTGGTGGACGAAGCGTCGATGATCGACCTGGAAATGATGGCCAACCTGCTCGACGCCTTGCCGGCCCATGCACGCCTGGTGCTGCTGGGGGACAAGGACCAACTCGCGTCGGTCGAGGCGGGCGCCGTGCTCGGCGATCTGTGCCGCGACGCCGAAGCGGGCTGGTACAGTCCCGACACTCGCCAGTGGCTGCAAGCTGTCAGCGGCGAAGACCTCAGTGGCAGCGGCTTGCATGAGGATCTCGACGCCAGCCACCCTTTGGCTCAGCAAGTGGTGATGCTGCGTTACTCGCGCCGTTTCGGCGAGGGCAGCGGCATCGGCCAACTGGCGCGTTGGGTCAACCAGCAAAACGCCGAAGAGGCGCGCAGGCTGCTGGCCGCTGGCAGCCACAGCGACCTGTTCTGCATCGGTCTCAAGGGCGAGCACGATCATGCGCTGGAGCGTCTGGTGCTGGACGGGCAGGGCAGCGACGGCGCCCAAGGTTATCGTTACTACCTCAACCTGTTGCAAAGCGCGCGCCCCGGGCCCGACACCCCGCGCGAAGACTCCGCCTGGACCCAGTGGGCGCAGCAACTGCTGCAAGCCTTTGATGCGTTCCAACTGCTGTGCGCGGTGCGCAAAGGCCCTTGGGGCGTGGAAGGCCTGAACTTGCGCATCACCGCCGCCTTGCGCAAGGTGCGGCTGATCGAAGGCGACGAGCACTGGTATGAAGGCCGCCCCGTGTTGATGACCCGCAACGATTACGGCCTGGGCTTGATGAATGGCGACATCGGTATCGCCCTCAAACTGCCCGAAAGCGACGGCGGCCCGCAGGTGCTGCGCGTGGCCTTTCCGCGGAACGATGGCCAGGGCGGCGTGCGCTTTGTGTTGCCCAGCCGTTTGAATGATGTGGAAACCGTGTACGCCATGACCGTGCACAAATCCCAGGGCTCGGAATTTACCCACACGGCGTTGATCCTGCCGGATGCGCTGAACCCGGTGCTCACCAAGGAATTGATCTACACCGGCATCACCCGGGCCAAGCGCTGGTTCAGCCTGATCGAGCCCCGTGGCGGCGTGTTTGAAGAAGCGGTGCGGCGCAAGGTCAAGCGCTTGAGTGGCTTGATGCTGGAGTTGGAGCAGCCGTCAGAAATGTCCGACGCTGTGCTATCGTTGCGGCATCCACCCGAACACACCTGA
- the recB gene encoding exodeoxyribonuclease V subunit beta → MIGKPLALAFPLKGSQLIEASAGTGKTFTISALYLRLVLGHGGDPSGFGRELLPPQILVVTFTDAATKELRERIRIRLAEAARFFREEIEQPDALIADLRDDYPVEQWPACANRLDIAAQWMDEAAVSTIHSWCQRMLREHAFDSGSLFTQTLETDHSDLLGEVLRDYWRLFCYPMHDDALNWVRNNWGGPAALMPRVRALFGSERPTDETREPAELITACLQERREALTTLKAPWLQWAAELRDLCLQAVAAKAVDGRKMQARYFEPWFEKISAWAADESLEQLDIGTGFIRLTPDGMAEAWKGEPPRHPGIGAMAGLKQALDALPTPDAAVLQHAAGWVGKRFEEEKRRRAEMGFDDMLIRLNAALQADGGERLASVIREQFPVALIDEFQDTDPVQYSIFDSIYRIEENHLDSGLFLIGDPKQAIYAFRGADIYTYLRARQSTTGRHHTLGTNFRSSHAMVEAVNHVFQRAEKGRGAFLFREPEGENPVPFHSVLSQGRKEHLQVNGQTLPALNLWHLSTDQPVSNLVYRQQLAAACATHIVELLNGGQQGTAGFLQPDASFNGVLPSDIAILVRDGKEAQAVRAELAARGVRSVYLSDKDSVFAAQEAHDLLAWLKACAEPDVERPLRAALACVTLNLSLPELERLNQDELAWESRVMQFRGYRAIWRTQGVLPMLRRLLHDFKLPQTLIARSDGERVLTNLLHLSELLQQAASELDGEQALIRHLAEHLALSGQAGEEQILRLESDEQLVKVVTIHKSKGLEYNLVFLPFICSAKPVDGSRLPLHYHDEHGKSQVSLRPTPELTAQADDERLAEDLRLFYVALTRAKHACWLGIADLKRGNSSSSVLHLSALGYLLGAGASLGESAGLARWLLDLQEGCAAIDYAQVPEAQDVLFHPPRNDATLRAPLLPKRKAAENWWIASYSALRIGDSMSAASPEAPESPQAQKLFDDERLDPDAPREVAASGGDIHRFPRGPNPGTFLHGLLEWAGEERFNVTPEAIEKAVGARCNRRNWEGWIITLSSWLGHLLQAPLPVDNGHVALSGLQQYQIEMEFWFASHKVDVLALDKLVCQYTHNGVSRVAAEPVLLNGMFKGFIDLTFEHDGRYYVADYKSNWLGPDDSAYTHDAMEQSILEHRYDLQYVLYLLALHRQLKARLPDYDYERHVGGALYLFLRGTQSASQGAYFTRPPRELIEGLDLLFQGKPIPPKVEPAWEQGVLL, encoded by the coding sequence ATGATCGGTAAACCCTTGGCCCTGGCCTTCCCGCTCAAAGGCAGCCAGCTGATCGAAGCCAGCGCCGGCACGGGCAAGACGTTCACCATCTCTGCGCTTTACCTGCGCCTGGTGCTCGGCCATGGTGGCGACCCATCAGGCTTTGGCCGTGAGCTGTTGCCGCCGCAAATCCTGGTTGTGACGTTCACCGACGCCGCCACCAAGGAGCTGCGCGAACGCATCCGCATTCGCCTGGCTGAAGCCGCACGCTTTTTCCGCGAAGAAATCGAACAACCCGACGCCCTGATCGCTGACCTGCGCGACGACTACCCAGTCGAACAATGGCCCGCCTGCGCCAACCGGCTGGACATCGCCGCGCAATGGATGGACGAAGCCGCCGTCTCGACCATCCACAGTTGGTGCCAGCGCATGCTGCGCGAACACGCCTTCGACAGCGGCAGCCTGTTCACCCAAACCCTGGAAACCGACCATAGCGACTTGCTTGGCGAAGTGCTGCGTGATTACTGGCGATTGTTCTGCTACCCGATGCACGACGACGCGCTTAACTGGGTGCGCAACAACTGGGGTGGCCCGGCCGCCTTGATGCCGCGCGTACGCGCGTTGTTCGGCAGCGAACGGCCCACCGATGAGACCCGCGAGCCGGCCGAACTGATCACGGCTTGCCTGCAAGAGCGTCGCGAAGCGCTCACAACTCTCAAGGCGCCTTGGCTGCAATGGGCCGCCGAGCTACGCGACCTCTGCCTGCAAGCGGTCGCCGCCAAAGCCGTCGACGGACGCAAGATGCAAGCACGTTACTTCGAACCCTGGTTCGAGAAGATCAGCGCATGGGCCGCTGACGAATCCCTGGAACAACTGGACATCGGCACCGGCTTCATTCGCCTGACGCCCGACGGCATGGCCGAAGCCTGGAAGGGTGAGCCACCGCGGCATCCCGGTATCGGCGCCATGGCCGGCCTCAAGCAGGCCCTTGATGCGCTGCCGACGCCCGACGCCGCCGTGTTGCAACACGCCGCCGGCTGGGTGGGCAAACGCTTCGAAGAAGAAAAACGCCGCCGCGCCGAAATGGGCTTCGACGACATGCTTATTCGTCTCAATGCCGCGCTGCAAGCCGATGGAGGCGAACGCCTGGCCAGTGTGATTCGCGAGCAATTCCCGGTGGCCTTGATCGACGAGTTCCAAGACACCGACCCCGTGCAATACAGCATCTTCGACAGTATTTACCGCATCGAAGAAAACCACCTCGACAGCGGCCTGTTCCTGATTGGCGACCCCAAGCAGGCGATCTATGCCTTCCGTGGCGCTGACATCTACACCTACCTGCGCGCCCGCCAGTCCACCACCGGCCGCCACCACACGCTGGGCACCAACTTCCGTTCCAGCCATGCGATGGTCGAGGCGGTGAACCATGTGTTCCAGCGCGCGGAAAAAGGCCGTGGCGCGTTCCTGTTCCGCGAGCCGGAGGGCGAGAACCCGGTGCCGTTCCACTCGGTGTTGTCCCAAGGCCGCAAGGAACACTTGCAGGTCAACGGCCAGACGCTGCCGGCGCTGAACCTCTGGCACTTGTCCACCGATCAGCCTGTTTCCAACCTGGTTTATCGTCAGCAACTCGCGGCGGCCTGCGCCACACATATTGTTGAGTTGCTCAACGGCGGACAGCAAGGCACTGCCGGTTTCCTGCAGCCGGACGCGAGCTTCAACGGCGTGCTTCCTTCAGATATCGCCATCCTCGTTCGCGACGGCAAAGAAGCCCAGGCCGTGCGCGCCGAATTGGCCGCACGTGGCGTACGAAGTGTCTACCTGTCTGACAAAGATTCGGTGTTCGCGGCCCAGGAAGCTCACGACCTGCTGGCCTGGCTCAAGGCATGCGCCGAACCGGATGTCGAACGCCCGCTGCGCGCCGCCCTGGCCTGCGTCACGCTGAACCTGTCACTGCCGGAACTGGAGCGTCTGAATCAGGACGAACTCGCGTGGGAAAGCCGCGTCATGCAGTTCCGTGGCTACCGCGCAATCTGGCGCACCCAAGGCGTGCTGCCGATGCTGCGTCGTCTGCTGCACGACTTCAAACTGCCGCAAACCCTGATCGCGCGCAGTGACGGCGAACGGGTGCTGACCAACCTGCTGCACCTCAGCGAACTGCTGCAGCAGGCAGCCTCCGAACTGGACGGCGAACAGGCGCTGATCCGCCATTTGGCCGAGCACCTGGCGCTATCAGGCCAGGCCGGAGAGGAACAAATCCTGCGCCTGGAAAGCGACGAGCAACTGGTCAAGGTGGTGACTATCCACAAATCCAAAGGCTTGGAATACAACCTGGTCTTCCTGCCTTTCATCTGCTCAGCCAAACCGGTCGATGGCAGTCGCTTGCCCCTGCATTACCACGACGAACACGGCAAATCCCAAGTCAGCCTGCGCCCTACGCCTGAGTTGACCGCCCAGGCCGACGACGAGCGCCTCGCCGAAGACCTGCGCCTGTTCTATGTCGCGTTGACCCGCGCCAAACATGCGTGCTGGCTCGGCATCGCCGACCTCAAGCGCGGCAACAGCAGCAGTTCCGTACTGCACCTGTCGGCACTGGGCTATTTGCTGGGCGCCGGTGCCTCGTTGGGAGAATCCGCCGGCCTGGCGCGCTGGCTGCTGGACCTGCAGGAAGGTTGCGCCGCAATCGATTATGCCCAGGTGCCCGAAGCGCAAGACGTCCTCTTTCACCCGCCGCGCAACGACGCCACGCTGCGAGCGCCCTTGCTGCCCAAACGCAAGGCCGCCGAAAACTGGTGGATTGCCTCCTACAGCGCCTTGCGCATCGGCGACAGCATGAGCGCGGCAAGTCCCGAAGCGCCGGAAAGCCCACAAGCCCAGAAGCTGTTCGATGACGAGCGCCTCGACCCCGACGCACCGCGTGAAGTGGCGGCGTCCGGCGGCGACATTCACCGTTTCCCACGCGGGCCCAACCCCGGGACCTTCCTCCACGGCTTGCTGGAATGGGCGGGTGAAGAGCGTTTCAACGTCACCCCCGAGGCTATCGAAAAAGCCGTGGGCGCCCGCTGCAACCGCCGTAACTGGGAAGGCTGGATCATCACCCTCAGCAGTTGGCTCGGCCATCTGCTGCAAGCGCCATTGCCTGTGGATAACGGCCACGTCGCCCTCAGCGGTTTGCAGCAGTACCAGATCGAAATGGAGTTCTGGTTCGCCAGCCATAAGGTCGACGTGCTGGCCCTCGACAAGCTGGTGTGCCAATACACCCACAACGGCGTGTCGCGCGTTGCCGCCGAACCGGTGCTGCTCAACGGTATGTTCAAGGGTTTCATCGACCTGACCTTCGAGCATGACGGCCGCTACTACGTGGCCGATTACAAATCCAACTGGCTTGGCCCCGACGATTCGGCCTACACACACGACGCCATGGAACAGTCGATCCTTGAGCATCGGTACGACCTGCAATACGTGCTTTACCTGCTGGCTCTGCACCGCCAGCTCAAGGCGCGACTGCCCGACTATGACTACGAGCGCCATGTCGGCGGCGCGCTGTACCTGTTCCTGCGCGGTACCCAGTCCGCCAGCCAGGGGGCGTATTTCACCCGGCCGCCACGGGAATTGATCGAAGGCCTGGACCTGCTGTTCCAGGGCAAGCCCATACCGCCCAAGGTTGAGCCCGCCTGGGAACAAGGAGTGTTGCTATGA